In Triticum aestivum cultivar Chinese Spring chromosome 5B, IWGSC CS RefSeq v2.1, whole genome shotgun sequence, the following proteins share a genomic window:
- the LOC123115558 gene encoding uncharacterized protein, which produces MMEAEGEGSRSIMAAAEEEEEWKLARESKCRFRHCECSWRLYCSPRIPRVAPGRDYSSIPAGADHRPAWSLLIGLKDGAVLRLKRLRVARSGRILGRSDDALEAFHDIKTTTGGTFDASAAMAPDGRSLCILRQEDDGAGEQPHALHLALQQPQTHTSPDLLLHLPLPEIQAGRSRNCMPISAGGYIFALCPIVEYGVKLSLLMRPLHLLPGGGQWEQVGNSCPHKDDEDDYSWLSGGFLQGYAVLPGPLILVSFKQDGLFFTFAPGPRDWTPVLTDETRPPLDYVPILGRAVYMEQDKAIYTLRGNTIYAYKLSYIVHQGDDGDDQGRVRLRLDPPITIDSVSPFNSCNGCGFLTRLDGLLMCSVWISLASREQLDQCQCDNLHAIVTTFNLHDPAQGGIKVLHSSFRRVDMEPNPEDQEFCFLQEYEDMDSQVLLQHQHQEGQEEYLTSSQQHVNEPPSNKLDCCREFIEMEDCPRLCFRCGTNGHFARECSLPPHEPLPAMPPRTLVGRASMQHRVPFERRPVAATSINKDLLIICQAGSQLVIYHTGVMDETSLLQGGDDGKPLQTSCHVAPYVGDGDYWHFFLHSASSKIHAVSSKKDGMLEFSLNKDRTLAMDRLSVRRLPSADTFVLFITIGGETIALTDTLEVYHQTRFSYGSTFWLRCKTDESHVLERTVMISGYAAVNGDSFIVSDALTGSCLLFDLCAKQWRVVMPWAAFSEDLPRTSPTRCPLNGRCVFVDGFIYTCRDGGLAAYQLFDKDHSVYLSEPIFLPFSWLVDDCVGEDMCLDYAGKDVDSGAILFYVVQLQSGYPPPKHEVQITIVQVKTKATTSNKKREPVGVSPVDCVTRFIHHKEAVDIRCCFAL; this is translated from the exons ATGATGGAGGCGGAGGGGGAGGGCTCGCGGTCGataatggcggcggcggaggaggaggaggagtggaagcTGGCGCGTGAGTCGAAGTGCCGTTTTCGCCATTGCGAGTGCAGCTGGCGTCTTTACTGCTCCCCCCGGATCCCCCGCGTCGCCCCCGGGAGGGACTACTCCTCCATCCCCGCCGGCGCCGACCATCGGCCCGCCTGGTCGCTGCTCATCGGCCTCAAGGACGGCGCCGTCCTACGGCTCAAACGCCTCCGCGTGGCGCGATCCGGGCGGATCCTTGGCCGGAGCGACGACGCGCTCGAGGCTTTCCACGACATCAAGACGACGACCGGTGGCACGTTCGACGCCAGCGCCGCCATGGCTCCCGACGGCCGCTCGCTCTGCATTctgcgccaggaggacgacggtgcCGGTGAGCAACCCCATGCCCTGCACCTAGCTCTGCAGCAGCCGCAGACCCACACATCCCCGGATCTGCTGCTGCATCTTCCTCTGCCGGAGATTCAAGCAGGGAGGAGTCGTAACTGCATGCCAATCTCCGCCGGCGGCTACATCTTTGCTCTGTGCCCCATCGTGGAATAtggcgtcaagttgagcctcctcATGCGACCCCTGCATCTGCTCCCCGGGGGCGGCCAATGGGAGCAGGTCGGCAACAGCTGCCCACACAAAGACGACGAGGACGACTACTCGTGGTTGTCTGGAGGGTTCCTCCAGGGCTACGCCGTGCTCCCTGGCCCCCTCATCCTCGTCTCCTTCAAACAAGACGGCCTCTTCTTCACCTTCGCCCCCGGCCCCCGCGACTGGACCCCGGTGCTCACCGATGAAACAAGGCCGCCGCTAGACTACGTCCCTATCCTCGGCCGCGCCGTGTACATGGAGCAAGACAAGGCCATCTACACGCTCCGTGGTAACACCATCTACGCCTACAAGCTCAGCTACATAGTACACcagggtgatgatggtgatgatcaggGGAGGGTGAGGCTCAGACTGGATCCGCCCATCACCATTGACTCTGTATCTCCTTTCAATTCCTGTAATGGGTGTGGCTTCCTCACCCGTCTCGATGGCCTGCTCATGTGCTCCGTCTGGATCAGCCTGGCATCACGTGAACAATTAGATCAATGCCAGTGTGACAACCTACATGCCATCGTCACCACCTTCAACCTCCATGACCCGGCTCAGGGGGGAATAAAGGTGCTGCATTCCTCTTTCCGCCGGGTAGACATGGAGCCCAATCCAGAGGACCAGGAATTCTGCTTCCTACA GGAGTACGAGGACATGGACTCCCAGGTGCTGCTGCAACACCAACACCAAGAAGGGCAAGAGGAGTATCTAACCAGTTCCCAGCAGCACGTCAATGAACCACCCTCCAACAAGCTTGATTGTTGCAG AGAGTTTATCGAAATGGAAGACTGTCCACGCCTTTGCTTTCGCTGCGGCACCAACGGTCACTTTGCCCGCGAGTGCTCTCTCCCGCCACATGAGCCCTTGCCGGCAATGCCCCCCCGCACGCTGGTTGGCCGTGCTTCAATGCAACACCGAGTCCCTTTCGAAAGGCGTCCGGTTGCTGCAACAAGTATCAATAAAGACCTGCTTATCATCTGCCAAGCTGGCTCACAACTAGTCATCTACCATACGGGCGTCATGGATGAGACTTCACTGTTACAAGGTGGAGACGATGGCAAGCCTCTCCAAACGTCGTGCCATGTTGCACCGTATGTCGGTGATGGTGACTATTGGCACTTTTTCCTTCACAGTGCCTCCTCAAAAATACATGCTGTTTCGAGCAAAAAAGACGGCATGCTTGAGTTTAGTCTGAATAAGGACCGAACGTTGGCTATGGATCGTCTATCTGTACGGCGGCTGCCAAGTGCTGATACCTTTGTTTTGTTTATCACAATTGGTGGAGAGACCATTGCTCTTACTGATACTCTGGAGGTTTATCATCAGACAAGATTCAGTTATGGATCCACCTTCTGGCTGCGATGCAAGACAGATGAATCGCATGTTCTCGAGAGGACTGTCATGATATCTGGATATGCAGCAGTGAATGGCGATTCCTTTATAGTCTCTGATGCTCTCACAGGTTCCTGTCTTTTGTTTGACCTATGTGCCAAGCAATGGCGTGTTGTCATGCCTTGGGCCGCATTCTCAGAAGACCTGCCAAGGACTAGCCCTACAAGGTGCCCTTTAAATGGTAGATGTGTATTTGTCGATGGCTTTATCTACACATGCAGAGATGGAGGGCTTGCTGCTTATCAACTGTTTGATAAAGATCATTCTGTGTATCTCAGCGAGCCCATCTTTTTGCCATTCTCATGGCTTGTAGATGATTGTGTGGGTGAGGACATGTGCTTGGATTATGCTGGAAAAGATGTGGACTCTGGTGCTATTTTGTTTTACGTGGTGCAACTGCAAA GTGGATATCCTCCGCCCAAGCATGAGGTGCAGATCACCATTGTCCAGGTTAAGACTAAAGCAACGACCAGCAACAAGAAAAGGGAACCAGTGGGAGTTTCCCCTGTGGACTGTGTCACGCGTTTCATACATCACAAGGAAGCCGTTGATATCAGATGCTGCTTTGCGCTCTAG